GATTTGCGTTTGCTCTGAAGGGTCGTACACGGGCGCTACTTCTACAACGTCAGCCCCGACAACCTGAATATCAGACTGAGCCATAAACACGATCGATTCGAGAAGCTCTTTGGAGGTGATGCCACCCGGTTCGGCGGTGCCTGTCCCTGGGGCCGCTGCAGGGTCGAGTACATCAATATCGATTGTCACATAAACGGGGCGCCCAGCTAAGGAAGGTAATATCTTTTTTAACGGTTCTAGCACGTCAAACTTGTACAGGTGCATCCCCGACTCACGAGCATATTGGAATTCCTCTTGCATACCTGAGCGAATCCCGAAGGAGTACACGTTCTCTGGCCCTAGGAGGTCACACGCTTTTCTGATCGGTGTCGCATGAGACAAAGGCTCACCCTCGTAATCTGAGCGTAAATCTGTATGCGCATCAATATGAATAATCGCGAGATCATCGTGCTTCTTGTACATTTCTTGAATCACGGGCCAGGTCACAAGGTGCTCCCCTCCGAGCCCTAAAGGGAACTTGTCATCTGACACGACTTTTCTGACATAATCGGAAATGAGAGATAAACTACGCTCTGGATTACCAAAGGCAAGGGGGATGTCTCCGGCATCAAAATATCTGACTGAATCTAGGTTGCGGTCAAGATAAGGACTATATTCCTCTAGCACGAGGGAAACCTCGCGTATACGTGCTGGGCCAAAACGTGACCCTGGCCGAAAGCTAGCGGTATAATCCATCGGCATGCCGTAGATCACCGCTTCACTGGAGGCATAATCTTCCTGACTGGCTATAAAGACGTTTCCGGAATAAGCTTCATCAAATTTCATTTTCAGGGTTCCTCCTATCTATCCTCCGTCAAGTCCTTGACGAATTTGGGCAAAGCAAACGCTGCATGGTGTATTTCTGGGGTGTAGTATTGGGTCTCTATATCTGGAATATCACTGATATTGACCGCTAGCGGATCATGTTTCTTAGATCCTAAGGTAAACGTCCACAAGCCACTCGGATACGTTGGAATGTTACACGTGTATAGTCGCGTAATAGGGAAAATCGCTTTGACGTCTCCAAAGACTTGTCTGATTAAATGGTCATGGAACCAGGGATTGTCCGTCTGGGCCACAAAAATACCCTCTGCCGTTAAGGCATCGTATATCCCTTGATAAAAACCTTTCTCAAACAGCTTCGCCGCTGGACCTACGGGTTCAGTGGAATCAACCATAATCACGTCATACTCATCTTTATGGTCATGAATATGCATAAAGCCGTCAGCTACTTGTACGTCGACTCGGGGGTCCTCTAGTTGACCAGCAATCTGAGGAAGATACTTTTTAGAGTACTCGATCACTTTGCCATCAATCTCGACGAGTACGGCTTTTTCAACTGTCGGGTGCTTCAGAATCTCCCGGATGGCACCCCCGTCTCCTCCGCCGACCACTAACACTTTCTTTGGGTGGGGATGGGTGAACAGGGGCACGTGGGCCACCATTTCATGATAGACAAACTCGTCCATCTCAGTTGTCATGACCATGCCATCTAAAACAAGCATATTGCCAAATTGCTCCGTCTCAATCATATCAAGCTTTTGAAAATCTGTTTGTTCTGTATGTAAACTTTGTTTAACTTTACTCGTAATCCCATGTGTAGGTGTTTGCTTCTCTGTAAACCATAGTTCCATACTCACTCACCTCTTTTTCTATTCCTAGCGTACCCTTTGTCTTAAAAGTTAAAAACGAGTCAAGAGTCCCCGTGTTGCTACACTTTGAACTTCCATTCATTTTTAATGGTTTAACTGAACATATCTATTATTTATGATGACTTTACCTCATCTGCAAGCCAAGGTAGATGTGAAGCCATTGCAACACACAAATTATAACCAAACATGATGAAAATGCAAGAGAAAAATTCTGGCCTGCCCACTATCATCTCGCTTATAGCATTTTTTTATTGTTGCCACATTTAGTATAAAAAGCTTGCACACAACCGATACTGCTTAACAGATGAGATAGTGGGGGTGTTGTGATTGGAAGTCATACAAGAATCTAGATTTGTTCTATTTGTACGTCGATTGACACGTCTATTATTTATGATGTGTTTACTTTCGTTAGCTCTTATTATGTTATCCATTCTCGGGTTGCTCTATCTGCGTTCCCAGCCTTTACCCCCGGTGACGATTCATGAGAATACCACGATATACGCTGAAGATGGTAAAGTCATAGACACTGTGAACAGAGGACAGAACCGTACTTATGTCCCTATGGATGATGTTCCTATGGAAGTGGTACAAGCAGCACTCGCGGTGGAAGACCAACGCTTCTATCAGCATTATGGGATTGATTTCCGGCGGGTAGCAGGGGCGATGCTGGTCAACATCAAGCAAGGGGCGTTAGCAGAGGGCGCCAGTACGATTACGCAACAGCTAGCGAGAAATTTATATCTGACACACGACAAAACGTGGATGCGCAAAATTAAAGAAGCCATTTACGCCTTACAATTAGAGATGCATTATTCCAAGTCTCAAATCCTAGAGCGATATTTGAATCAGATTTACTTTGGTCACTCCGCGTATGGCGTCGAGTCAGCCTCTCGCTTATTTTTTGGAAAACACGTCAGTGAACTAAGCTTAGCGGAGAGCGCCATGCTAGTGGGTATACCGAAAGGTCCTCGTTATTATTCCCCTTTTCTCAATGAGGACAATGCGCGGGATAGACAGCATCTTATCCTTAATCTCATGTTTCAGCAAGGATTCATTACTGAACAGAAGATGAAAGAAGCCTTAGCAGAGGAAATGACGATATTAGATCCTGACGCTTATGCCAATCGTACGGCCGAAATGGCACCATACTTCACCGACTACGTGCGTAAACTTGCCGTACAACGGTACGGCATAGAAGAGGAAATGTTTGATCATGGTGGTCTCAGCATTTATACAACCTTGGACCCGGCGATGCAAGAAGCAGCTGAGGAGATTGTGGAAGAACAACTCCCGGAGGATCGGCCCTTACAAACCGCTTTATACGCGATGGACCCACGTAATGGACATATTAAAGCAATGGTGGGGGGAAAAGATCATACAACGTCACAGTATAACCGCGTATTCGCTGCCCGTCATCCAGGGTCTTCGATTAAACCTTTCCTCTATTATGCTGCCTTAGAGCAAGGCATGACACCATTGACGCTCATGAAGAGTGAACCGACGACCTTTACTTACGATGATGGCCGGCGAACGTATACACCACAGAATTTTAATAATGTATACCCTAACGATTATATTACGATGGAGAGAGCTATCGCTAAATCAGACAACATATATGCCGTTAAAACCATGATGTTCTTAGGAGAAGAGATGATGGTCGATACGCTACACCGCTTTGGTATAGAACGTCCATTCCAGCCACTGCCTTCCTTAGCTTTAGGGGCTCAAAATGTGACTTTGGCTGAGATGGTAAGAGGGTACGGCGCATTAGCCAACGAAGGGAAACTAACAGAACCGGTTGCCATCCTTAGAATAGAAGATCGCCATGGTGAAGTACTTGTGAACGAGGAACCGGAAGAAACTCAGGTCCTCGATCCTGGCCAGACGTTTATTCTTAATCGCATGCTAAGAAGTGTATTTGAACCGGGGGGTACAGGACACCGTGTATCCAGTTTATTAGATCGTCCCGTAGCTGGGAAAACGGGATCAACCGACACTGACTCATGGATGATTGGACACGCTCCGCAACTTGTGACCGGTGTATGGGTGGGATATGATCAGAACGAATTTATTAATCATAACAATGATGGGAGAATAGCAGCTCAAATATGGGCCACTTTTATGGAGGAAGCATTGAAGGAAGACATGCCAGCCCTGTTTCCCGTCCCTGACGGTGTTGTCGGCGCCTATGTCAACCCGGATAACGGCATGTTAGCGACAGAACATTGTCCGGTCACACGTCTTCTGTATTTCAAGGAAGGGACGGAACCGACTGAGTACTGCCATGACCATCTCCCAAATCCTGATACGGCACCAAAGCCTGTAGAAGTTGAAGAGCCCTCCTCCTTCTGGCAAAAGATTAAACAGTGGTGGGAGCATTAAAACATGAAGATAGATTAGATTACACTTAAAAAATGGACTGTCCCTTTATTGATTTGTTTAAAGGGTATAGGCAAAGAACGCAAAAAGGTAGGGAAGCTTCCCTACCTTTTTGCTGTCCTAGTATATGTACCTCATGTACAGACTCTATTTTACTGCTTTCCCGTGCGATAGACAATACGCGTTTTCCTCGTCACAAAAAGTTCACACTTTAGTTTTGAGGGACAAGGCTTTTGAGATGGCTGATAAATGCATTCGCTTTTTCTAGTTCCTCTACACTATAGTTCTGTTTACTTTTGACACGCTGGACTTTCTCTGTTAAATGGTCGCCTTGAAGCTTATCGAAATATAACATCGTGGAGACCAATTCTAAAAACCTAGAACTCTCTTGGTTAAGAGTATCGACAAACGATTCGTAGGCTAGCATGTCCGTGGGATAGTGTTCAAGGTACTCTTTCCCCTTCCCACTCAGCTCATACTTATACTGCGTATATCCGCTTTTGGTTTCTTTTACTTCCTGAATGAATCCTAAGTTATACAACTCTTCAATCTGTAAACTCAGTTCCTCAGAATAAGGTCCATAAAAATGGAAATTAAACCTTTCTTGAAAATCATATTTAAATTTCTTGGAAATATAAACAATCTTTTGTAGTTTTTTCCTTCCAGTCACCTGACCAGCAGTCTGAAACAAATACAATAGCTTTGCATGTTCTTTCAGCATATGACCCCTCCTCATATACACCTCGTTTCAAAGTACGTCCATCTCCATTGGTTACCTATTAACCCCTTCTACATTTATCTATACGCAATGTATTAAGTGATATCTAGTAGCGTCTTAATCTTGGCTACCGTTTCTCTATACTTAAGGTCTTGTTCTTTTTCTAAAATCAAATCTAAGGCGAAGTATAGTTTATGGTCTGTTCTTTTCTTGCCTGTGATGGCTTCAACTATATCCGACTGAGTTGAAAGTTCGGCCAATTTTCCGTCCGGCATCTGAAGATAGATTGGTATGCGCTCTCCGTCTTCTCCAGGGCGATAGAAATCATACGGTAAATCGGATGAGGAGTCAATTTCCAAATAATAGTCTGTATCTAGTCCAAGCTCCTCAAAGCACTCTACAAGCTCTTTCCACAGTGTCATCTGCTCCGAAGGATGGTACTCAATATATTTGAAAAGTTTCCGGTTCATAAAACGCTCACAAAGGTCACTAAGTATCGGATCATTTTCATTCTTCCACACTTGGAAGTAATACAGAATAATAGACTCGTCAAGCTGTAAATACGCGTCTAAGTCGATATCCTGTTCAATCACTGGCATCAATAATGTAGGTGTGTCCTTGAATGAGTAGCCACTGTGAAAAAGTTCAGTGGCACGTTGAAAGATCTTTCTTAGGATGACTTCAGAACTTCTGGTGACGGGATGAAAATACACCTGCCAGTACATTTGGTAACGAGACATGATATAGTCTTCCACAGCGTGCATGCCGCTATATTTAATAACGGCATAATCCTCATGCGGGCGCATCACACGCAGGATACGCTCCATATCAAAGTTACCGTAGTTGACACCTGTATAGTAGGCATCCCTTAAAAGGTAATCCATGCGGTCAGCGTCAATTTGGCTTGAGATAAGGCTGATAATAAACTTATTCTCATGCGTTTTCGCGATGACTTCGCTCACTTTCTGTGGAAAGTCAGGGGAAGCTTTACGCAATACTCGGTTAATCTCCGTCTCTCCCGTTACAATCGCTTGCGTCCACTCTTCATGATCCGTATCAAACACTTTTTCAAAACTATGAGAAAAGGGTCCATGTCCAACGTCATGCAATAAAGCTGCGCTTAAACATAAAAGTCGATCTCGTTGTTCCCATTGCAGCGAATCCATGACTTGCTCCACTATGCGTCGCATAATCTCATATACCCCTAAGGAATGATTAAAGCGACTATGCTCTGCGCCATGAAACGTAATAAAGGTTGTCCCAAGCTGACGTATACGACGCAAACGTTGAAACTCTGGGGTGTTAATGAGCTCCCAGATTAACTGGTCTTTGACGTGAACATAACGGTGGACAGGGTCTTTGAACACCTTTTCCTCATCCAGTGTTTGATATAATATGTTTGACACCACGCTACCCCTTTCTTTCCAGCACCGTTTTCTCTATTAGTTCTATTGTAATCCAAAATGCTTCTCAATAAAATACACGTATGTACAGTGGATTTTCGGTTTCCGTTGTCCCCGTTAGCCTCCCGGGTTTTTAATTTTTTATACCCCTCCTTACATGTCCACTACATAAGCACAATGCCTCAAGGATGGTAAGGAAAAAGACGCTCCTTATGTTGGGGTTTACTCTAGCAAAAAGGTTAATATTAATCTTCGCCGATGCAGACATGCAATTAGAACCAATAACGCTATAAGGCAGGACTGCACTGTTTGAGTAGCAAGTGATAGCCTATCTAAGCTCTCCAAAAATCAGCACCAATCCGACATTATTGCGGGTCATAGGAATATGTATCACGTGTGGTCATAGCGGTGCGATGAGCTGAAATATTGTACTCACAACATGGACAATTGTAATATATGGTTTCTTTATATGAGCCACAGCATTTATGTGGTAGTGGTGGTATTTACAAGCGGAATGGTTTTAAAAATTGGCGTAATTGAAAAGACGTGATGAACGCATATGTCTGATCAAATGGGTGGTCGTTTATTCTGATGTTAAGTCCAGTAAACAAAATAAGTCGAACATAATGAAAAATTTGGAGAAATACCGAAGAAAATATGAATCGAAATGAGATGAAATAAGTAGAGCTATCGTTTCACGTGTCAATCCCGCACACATTTTGTAGAAGGGAGGGAATAACGTGGACATATGTTCATTTACAATGGACAGGTAATGATATTTATTAATTAACGAAAATCTAGTACAATTAAGTAGCGTATTCGTGTAAATCGTTATAGACAAACGAGATGTTGAAACGATACGTAGAAAATATGGTTAGAGAAATTGGAGCGGAGGAAACAATAATTCAATGAGCTTACAAACAAGACATGATACTGAATTGGATATCAATACAGAGGGGAATCATACAGGTTTAAAAGCACGTATAAAGGCCTTTGTCGATCACCGTTACTTTATGGCCACCATTATGGTGCTCATTCTCATTAACGCCATCATTGTGGGGATCGAAACCTACCCACACATGTATGATGCTTATGGTCAATGGTTGCATGTAGCGGATCGAGTGTTGTTATGGCTGTTTACGCTTGAGATTATTTTGCGTCTCATTACAGCGATACCGACGTGGCATTATTTTAAAGATCCATGGAATATATTCGACTTTTTAATCGTGGCAAGTGGACACTTATTCGTAGGCGCACACTTCGTTACGGTGTTGCGTATACTCCGTGTCCTACGATTACTACGGGCTATTAGTATTATTCCTTCACTACGGCGGATTGTAAACGCACTGTTAATGACTATTCCAGCCCTAGGGAATATTATGCTTTTATTAAGCTTATTATTTTATATTTTTGCTGTCATAGGGACCATGTTGTTTGGGGACATTGCACCTGATCATTTCGGTTCCTTACACGCCACGTTGCTCACGTTATTCCAAGTGGTTACGTTAGAGTCATGGGCGAGTGGTGTTATGAGACCTCTATTAGATCAATCGCCTTTTGCTTGGATGTACTTTGTTTCCTTCATTCTTGTCGGGACGTTTGTCATCTTCAACTTATTTGTGGGTGTTATTGTCAGTAACGTGGAAAAAGTGGACGAATTAGAAGAAGAAAAAGAGAAAGCAGCACGCAAAGCGGTTGAGATAAATAAACAAAGCCCGGGAGATTTGACAGAGCAGAAACAAGAAATGAGAGAAAAAGGACAGAATGAAGAGGCCTCGTTGAATGTTGAAATAAATGCCTTGCGTGAAGAATTGAGAGAGATCAAGGCGCTTTTAAGAGAGCAACAACGGGGTTCAAAATAACGCAAACCTCAGCCCTTTTAGGGTTGAGGTTTTTTGTTTTGTATTATGACGGATATTATGACGGACCTGAATTAAGACGTACCTGGTATTCTACAGCCATCAGGTCCACAATCCCTCTCCTCCTCTGCTTTTTCCTTTTCTAATTGTTCCTGCTGCCAAGCGATATCAATGGTTGGAGAAAAGCGTTCTGGATGACGGATATACCATCTTTGCTTTCGTATGAGAAAGTTTTCAGGGTCGAGCTTTAAAGCCTCATCTAGTTCTTTTAAAGCTTCTTCCTTTCTATCTTGCTGCAGATACTCATGTGCAAGCTTAAACTTGGTTTCCGCTAACTGCCTCTCAATCGTGGAGTCCCGCTGTTGAACATGGTACTCATCATCGAGTGTCACCGTATTCGCTTGATCGGTTACAATCTGCTTGACTGCATTGACATGGTCTTCGTTGTTCACGCTAAAGCCTTGTTTGACTAGACGCACACGACCTTCTTCATCTAAGACGATCCCGTTCGGTACAATATTAAAACCGAACAGAGACGCTAGTTTGTTTTCTGAATCCACAAGGGTGGTCATACTGTATGGCCGTCCATATGGTTGGGCTGCCTGAACTCCCTGCACATCATTCGCAACAGTGACAACTTCAAAGCCTAGATGTGAGAACTGGTCGTGAAATGTTTGCCATCCTGGCAACTGATCACGGCAACGTCACCAAGAAGACCACATGTACAATAAGATCTTTTTCCCTTGCCATTGAGAGAGAGAAAAATCCTCTTCGTTTATTGACTTAAACGTAAGGTTTGGCATCTTTTCTCCTATTTTCATATAGAGCCCTCCTATAATAAAGATCATACTGACGAACATTTGCTATGCTTTGTATTAAAACATATTAATCTTGCCATGGCAAAAATGCATGATTTTACTCTTGTTTGGATAGTATATAGGTCATTAATAGTCATGATTGACAAAGTGATTGCCACTTTATATAATGTTTCAACAATACAGAAACTTCGAAAAACGCGGTTGAATGTATTCATTTTTTATTCCAACATAATGACGTTTTCATATCCTGTATACGTAAGAACGTGTCTTTTTTATGTCATGTCATGAATAAAGTTTTAGTTGAATATCTAAGTATGCGAGGAAAAGGACAAGTAGATTAAGGCCCTGATGTCAGAGAGCGATCCCAAGTGCTGCGAGGGTCGCCATCACCCTTATTTGAATATCACCTTGGAGCATTTTTTCTGAAACGGAGTAGGGCGTAACAAGGACCAAACTTTCACGTTTTATATATACTCATCAAACGTGACCAACCTACTGCGCATTAAGAAAAACGGTTCGTCCCGTTATGAAACGATGAACCTCAGTGTTCAGTGAGGCTTCCTTATACTTTAGGATGTGGGGAAGCAAAAGCGAAGTGGTACCGCGTGAAGACGCCTTGGCAACGAACGAGTTGTTCGTGACAACCAAGGCTTTTTATATGCACATTTAGCTCGTTATAACTGGCATTTTAAAAAAATAGAAAAAGAAATGGATAAGGAGTGCTTCAAAATGAGTTGTATCAGTATGGAGGATATCATTGTCGCTAATCACACACTAAAAGATGTCGTGATTCAAACCCCTTTACAGAAGAACAGACTGTTGTCAGAACGCTATCAGTGCAACGTGTACCTTAAACGAGAGGATTTACAAATAGTAAGATCATTTAAAATACGCGGCGCATACCATTTTATCAACAGTCTCTCAACAGAAGAAAGACAGAGAGGGGTCGTATGTGCCAGTGCAGGTAACCATGCTCAGGGGGTTGCCTACGCCTGTCAGCAATTAGATATTAAAGGTAAAATATTCATGCCCACAACCACCCCGAGGCAAAAAGTGGATCAAGTCAAATTTTTCGGAGGACCAAACGTGGACGTGATGCTAATAGGGGACACGTTTGATGACGCGTATGAGGAAGCGATGAAAGTCTGTGCTGAAGAAGGCGCGACATTTGTCCATCCCTTTGACGATCCTAAAGTCATTGCTGGACAAGG
This portion of the Caldalkalibacillus salinus genome encodes:
- the speB gene encoding agmatinase translates to MKFDEAYSGNVFIASQEDYASSEAVIYGMPMDYTASFRPGSRFGPARIREVSLVLEEYSPYLDRNLDSVRYFDAGDIPLAFGNPERSLSLISDYVRKVVSDDKFPLGLGGEHLVTWPVIQEMYKKHDDLAIIHIDAHTDLRSDYEGEPLSHATPIRKACDLLGPENVYSFGIRSGMQEEFQYARESGMHLYKFDVLEPLKKILPSLAGRPVYVTIDIDVLDPAAAPGTGTAEPGGITSKELLESIVFMAQSDIQVVGADVVEVAPVYDPSEQTQIVAAKLVREILLGWVRHG
- the speE gene encoding polyamine aminopropyltransferase yields the protein MELWFTEKQTPTHGITSKVKQSLHTEQTDFQKLDMIETEQFGNMLVLDGMVMTTEMDEFVYHEMVAHVPLFTHPHPKKVLVVGGGDGGAIREILKHPTVEKAVLVEIDGKVIEYSKKYLPQIAGQLEDPRVDVQVADGFMHIHDHKDEYDVIMVDSTEPVGPAAKLFEKGFYQGIYDALTAEGIFVAQTDNPWFHDHLIRQVFGDVKAIFPITRLYTCNIPTYPSGLWTFTLGSKKHDPLAVNISDIPDIETQYYTPEIHHAAFALPKFVKDLTEDR
- a CDS encoding transglycosylase domain-containing protein translates to MEVIQESRFVLFVRRLTRLLFMMCLLSLALIMLSILGLLYLRSQPLPPVTIHENTTIYAEDGKVIDTVNRGQNRTYVPMDDVPMEVVQAALAVEDQRFYQHYGIDFRRVAGAMLVNIKQGALAEGASTITQQLARNLYLTHDKTWMRKIKEAIYALQLEMHYSKSQILERYLNQIYFGHSAYGVESASRLFFGKHVSELSLAESAMLVGIPKGPRYYSPFLNEDNARDRQHLILNLMFQQGFITEQKMKEALAEEMTILDPDAYANRTAEMAPYFTDYVRKLAVQRYGIEEEMFDHGGLSIYTTLDPAMQEAAEEIVEEQLPEDRPLQTALYAMDPRNGHIKAMVGGKDHTTSQYNRVFAARHPGSSIKPFLYYAALEQGMTPLTLMKSEPTTFTYDDGRRTYTPQNFNNVYPNDYITMERAIAKSDNIYAVKTMMFLGEEMMVDTLHRFGIERPFQPLPSLALGAQNVTLAEMVRGYGALANEGKLTEPVAILRIEDRHGEVLVNEEPEETQVLDPGQTFILNRMLRSVFEPGGTGHRVSSLLDRPVAGKTGSTDTDSWMIGHAPQLVTGVWVGYDQNEFINHNNDGRIAAQIWATFMEEALKEDMPALFPVPDGVVGAYVNPDNGMLATEHCPVTRLLYFKEGTEPTEYCHDHLPNPDTAPKPVEVEEPSSFWQKIKQWWEH
- a CDS encoding YwgA family protein, translating into MLKEHAKLLYLFQTAGQVTGRKKLQKIVYISKKFKYDFQERFNFHFYGPYSEELSLQIEELYNLGFIQEVKETKSGYTQYKYELSGKGKEYLEHYPTDMLAYESFVDTLNQESSRFLELVSTMLYFDKLQGDHLTEKVQRVKSKQNYSVEELEKANAFISHLKSLVPQN
- a CDS encoding HD domain-containing protein, with product MSNILYQTLDEEKVFKDPVHRYVHVKDQLIWELINTPEFQRLRRIRQLGTTFITFHGAEHSRFNHSLGVYEIMRRIVEQVMDSLQWEQRDRLLCLSAALLHDVGHGPFSHSFEKVFDTDHEEWTQAIVTGETEINRVLRKASPDFPQKVSEVIAKTHENKFIISLISSQIDADRMDYLLRDAYYTGVNYGNFDMERILRVMRPHEDYAVIKYSGMHAVEDYIMSRYQMYWQVYFHPVTRSSEVILRKIFQRATELFHSGYSFKDTPTLLMPVIEQDIDLDAYLQLDESIILYYFQVWKNENDPILSDLCERFMNRKLFKYIEYHPSEQMTLWKELVECFEELGLDTDYYLEIDSSSDLPYDFYRPGEDGERIPIYLQMPDGKLAELSTQSDIVEAITGKKRTDHKLYFALDLILEKEQDLKYRETVAKIKTLLDIT
- a CDS encoding ion transporter, whose protein sequence is MSLQTRHDTELDINTEGNHTGLKARIKAFVDHRYFMATIMVLILINAIIVGIETYPHMYDAYGQWLHVADRVLLWLFTLEIILRLITAIPTWHYFKDPWNIFDFLIVASGHLFVGAHFVTVLRILRVLRLLRAISIIPSLRRIVNALLMTIPALGNIMLLLSLLFYIFAVIGTMLFGDIAPDHFGSLHATLLTLFQVVTLESWASGVMRPLLDQSPFAWMYFVSFILVGTFVIFNLFVGVIVSNVEKVDELEEEKEKAARKAVEINKQSPGDLTEQKQEMREKGQNEEASLNVEINALREELREIKALLREQQRGSK
- a CDS encoding thioredoxin family protein; translation: MPGWQTFHDQFSHLGFEVVTVANDVQGVQAAQPYGRPYSMTTLVDSENKLASLFGFNIVPNGIVLDEEGRVRLVKQGFSVNNEDHVNAVKQIVTDQANTVTLDDEYHVQQRDSTIERQLAETKFKLAHEYLQQDRKEEALKELDEALKLDPENFLIRKQRWYIRHPERFSPTIDIAWQQEQLEKEKAEEERDCGPDGCRIPGTS
- a CDS encoding TlpA family protein disulfide reductase, which translates into the protein MKIGEKMPNLTFKSINEEDFSLSQWQGKKILLYMWSSW